Proteins encoded within one genomic window of bacterium:
- the rpmA gene encoding 50S ribosomal protein L27, which produces MAHKKGVGSSRNGRDSQSKRLGVKRFGGESVSAGCIIIRQRGTAIHPGDNVGIGKDHTLFALIDGVVQFARMGKDRKRVSVLSAS; this is translated from the coding sequence ATGGCGCATAAAAAAGGCGTCGGCAGTTCGAGAAACGGGCGGGACAGCCAGAGCAAGCGGCTCGGCGTGAAACGGTTCGGCGGCGAGTCCGTCTCCGCCGGATGCATCATCATCCGCCAGCGGGGAACCGCGATCCACCCGGGAGACAACGTCGGGATCGGGAAGGATCACACCCTGTTCGCGCTGATCGACGGCGTGGTCCAGTTCGCCCGCATGGGAAAAGATCGCAAGAGGGTTTCCGTCCTCTCCGCCTCGTAG
- the obgE gene encoding GTPase ObgE yields MHFIDEATITVRSGDGGRGCVSFRREKFVPRGGPDGGDGGNGGSVLIEVNPDFSTLLDFRYRNLFKAARGQHGKGKNMHGKGASDRRIAVPPGTIVTDADTGEILADLTKPGETVLVAKGGRGGRGNSAFTSSVNQAPDQAEPGRPGRERRLRLELKLIAGIGLIGLPNAGKSTLISRISRAHPKIADYPFTTLSPVLGVVSHRDQEIVVADLPGLIEGAHRGAGLGHRFLKHAERTEGLIHLVDASQDPDAIVAAYHTIRDEMGKFGPELAARPTLLAFTKMDLTGARENAERALAGIGHPAGEVHFISAATGEGIESLLDGMLALRKRQSDVA; encoded by the coding sequence ATGCACTTCATCGATGAAGCCACGATCACCGTCCGGTCCGGGGACGGTGGTCGGGGCTGCGTCAGTTTTCGCCGGGAAAAATTCGTCCCCCGCGGCGGCCCCGACGGCGGCGACGGGGGAAACGGCGGGAGCGTCCTCATCGAAGTGAACCCGGACTTCTCCACCCTGCTGGACTTCCGGTACCGGAACCTTTTCAAGGCGGCGCGCGGTCAGCACGGCAAGGGGAAGAACATGCACGGGAAAGGAGCCTCCGACCGGCGGATCGCGGTGCCCCCCGGGACGATCGTCACCGACGCGGATACCGGCGAGATCCTCGCCGATCTCACGAAGCCCGGGGAAACAGTGCTCGTCGCGAAAGGGGGGCGCGGGGGACGCGGCAATTCGGCGTTCACTTCCTCCGTAAACCAGGCCCCCGACCAGGCGGAACCCGGGCGCCCCGGCAGGGAGCGCCGGCTGCGGCTCGAGCTCAAGCTGATCGCCGGAATCGGCCTGATCGGGCTTCCGAACGCCGGGAAATCGACGCTGATTTCCCGCATCTCGCGGGCACACCCGAAGATCGCGGATTACCCGTTCACGACGCTCTCCCCCGTCCTCGGAGTGGTCTCCCATCGTGACCAGGAGATCGTCGTCGCGGACCTGCCGGGCCTGATCGAGGGGGCGCACCGGGGGGCGGGGCTGGGGCACCGGTTCCTGAAGCACGCGGAGCGGACGGAGGGGCTGATCCACCTGGTCGACGCATCGCAGGATCCCGATGCGATCGTCGCCGCGTATCACACCATCCGGGACGAAATGGGGAAGTTCGGTCCCGAACTCGCGGCACGTCCCACCTTGCTCGCCTTCACCAAGATGGATCTGACCGGCGCCCGGGAGAACGCGGAGCGCGCGCTGGCGGGGATCGGACACCCCGCCGGGGAGGTCCACTTTATCTCCGCGGCTACCGGGGAGGGGATCGAATCCCTGCTCGACGGGATGCTGGCCTTGAGAAAGAGGCAGTCCGATGTCGCCTGA
- the proB gene encoding glutamate 5-kinase, with amino-acid sequence MSPEGIVAKRGKAVSRFPGIRRVVVKLGSGTVTDPEKGLREPTIRALAAQLSTAWTEAGVSFVVVTSGAIAAGRKKLGMAERPRTVALKQAAAAVGQTSLMRAYERAFEKRGRHVAQLLLTHEDFEDRVRYVNARNTLLTLLSRGIVPIVNENDTVATEEIRLEGGGGGANDHLATLVTQMIGADLLILLTDSDGLFTKDPHRHPDARRIPVVRNIDDESIRAAVGRHTSAEGTGGMASKIRAAQVLSASGVPVVIASGLSRKSVLDALAGKDTGTLILPQAAGKLSSRKMWIAYARRSHGTVLVDDGARKVLLEGGKSLLPAGVIGAQGRFRPGDMVSISDRRGRVFARGIARWSSEQVDRGKGKRSAEVRTLLGQETPAEVVHRDDLTILPKPGASESGVASRK; translated from the coding sequence ATGTCGCCTGAGGGGATCGTCGCGAAGCGCGGGAAGGCGGTTTCCAGGTTCCCCGGGATCCGGCGGGTCGTGGTCAAGCTGGGGAGCGGCACGGTCACGGACCCCGAGAAGGGGCTGCGGGAACCGACCATCCGCGCCCTGGCCGCGCAGCTTTCCACCGCATGGACGGAGGCGGGCGTTTCCTTCGTCGTGGTCACCTCCGGGGCGATCGCCGCGGGGAGGAAGAAGCTGGGGATGGCGGAGCGGCCCCGCACGGTGGCGCTCAAGCAGGCCGCCGCCGCCGTCGGGCAGACATCCCTCATGCGCGCCTACGAGCGGGCGTTCGAGAAGCGCGGACGCCACGTGGCGCAGCTGCTCCTGACCCACGAGGATTTCGAGGACCGGGTCCGGTACGTCAACGCGCGGAACACGCTTCTCACCCTGCTCTCCCGCGGGATCGTCCCGATCGTGAACGAGAACGACACGGTGGCCACCGAGGAGATCCGCCTGGAAGGAGGCGGGGGCGGGGCGAACGACCACCTCGCGACGCTGGTAACCCAGATGATCGGGGCGGACCTGCTGATCCTGCTCACCGACAGCGACGGGCTCTTCACGAAGGATCCCCACCGGCACCCCGACGCCCGCCGCATCCCGGTCGTGCGGAACATCGACGACGAGTCGATCCGGGCCGCCGTCGGCCGGCACACCTCCGCGGAAGGAACCGGGGGGATGGCGTCGAAGATCCGCGCGGCCCAGGTCCTGTCGGCGTCCGGGGTACCGGTCGTCATCGCCTCGGGGCTTTCCCGGAAGTCGGTCCTCGACGCGCTCGCGGGAAAGGACACGGGGACGCTCATCCTTCCGCAGGCCGCCGGGAAGCTTTCGAGCCGGAAGATGTGGATCGCCTACGCCCGCCGCTCCCATGGAACCGTGCTCGTGGACGACGGCGCGCGGAAGGTGCTCCTGGAGGGGGGGAAAAGCCTCCTGCCCGCGGGAGTGATCGGGGCGCAGGGACGCTTCCGCCCGGGAGACATGGTTTCCATCTCCGACCGCCGGGGGCGCGTCTTCGCGCGGGGGATCGCCCGGTGGTCCAGCGAACAGGTGGACCGGGGAAAGGGAAAACGAAGCGCGGAGGTCCGCACCCTCCTCGGGCAGGAAACCCCGGCCGAGGTCGTCCACCGCGACGACCTGACGATCCTGCCGAAACCGGGCGCGTCCGAATCGGGTGTAGCGTCTCGCAAATAG
- a CDS encoding glutamate-5-semialdehyde dehydrogenase — protein MTANETTGELVERICRAAKAAAPLLARAGTDARNDALRAMARGLRGQAGFLKAENAGDVAAAGANGLSGAMIDRLRLTDKVIAQMADGIDEVAALPDPLGGIERLSPRPNGLLVGRMRIPLGVIAIIYESRPNVTADAAALCVKSGNAVILRGGSEAIRSNVAIAGILREALAGAGLPEDAVSLVPRTDRAAIDALLTKEEYIDLVIPRGGEGLIRSVAEKSRIPVIKHYKGVCHIYVDEDAEIPLAVRVCVNAKAQRPGVCNAMETLLVHEGIASRFLPEAAKALAAAGVTIRGCPETVRLVPAAVPAVESDWGTEYLDLILAVRVVPSMDAAMEHIRKHGSLHTEAIITRDHGRAMRFLREVDSSLVLVNASTRFNDGYQLGLGAEIGISTTKIHAFGPMGLSELTTTKFVAFGDGQVRQ, from the coding sequence ATGACCGCGAACGAGACGACCGGGGAGTTGGTGGAACGGATCTGCCGGGCGGCGAAGGCGGCGGCCCCGTTGCTGGCCCGTGCCGGTACGGATGCCCGCAACGACGCCCTCCGCGCGATGGCGAGGGGTCTCCGCGGCCAGGCGGGGTTCCTGAAGGCGGAAAACGCCGGGGACGTGGCGGCCGCCGGGGCAAACGGCCTTTCCGGTGCGATGATCGACCGCCTGCGCCTGACCGACAAGGTGATCGCGCAGATGGCGGACGGGATCGACGAGGTGGCGGCGCTCCCGGATCCCCTCGGCGGGATCGAGCGGCTTTCGCCCCGCCCCAACGGCCTCCTGGTCGGCCGCATGCGGATCCCCCTCGGGGTGATCGCGATCATCTACGAGTCGCGCCCCAACGTCACCGCGGACGCCGCGGCCCTGTGCGTCAAGTCCGGGAACGCCGTCATCCTGCGCGGAGGGTCGGAGGCGATCCGCTCGAACGTTGCGATCGCGGGGATCCTCCGGGAAGCGCTCGCCGGCGCCGGGTTGCCGGAAGACGCCGTTTCCCTCGTCCCGAGGACCGACCGCGCAGCGATCGACGCCCTTCTCACGAAGGAAGAGTACATCGACCTCGTCATCCCGCGGGGAGGCGAGGGGCTCATCCGCAGCGTGGCGGAAAAGTCCCGCATCCCGGTGATCAAGCACTACAAGGGGGTCTGCCACATCTACGTGGACGAGGATGCGGAGATCCCGCTGGCGGTGCGGGTCTGCGTGAACGCGAAGGCGCAGCGGCCGGGAGTCTGCAACGCCATGGAGACCCTCCTCGTGCACGAGGGGATCGCCTCCCGGTTCCTTCCCGAGGCGGCGAAGGCGCTTGCAGCCGCGGGCGTCACGATCCGCGGCTGCCCCGAGACCGTTCGCCTCGTCCCGGCCGCCGTCCCCGCCGTCGAATCGGACTGGGGGACGGAATATCTCGACCTCATCCTCGCCGTGCGCGTGGTCCCGTCGATGGACGCGGCGATGGAGCACATCCGGAAGCACGGGTCCCTGCACACCGAGGCCATCATCACCCGCGACCACGGCCGCGCGATGCGCTTCCTGCGCGAAGTCGACTCGTCGCTTGTGCTCGTGAACGCCTCCACCCGCTTCAACGACGGGTACCAGCTCGGGCTGGGGGCGGAGATCGGCATCAGCACGACGAAGATCCACGCCTTCGGGCCGATGGGGCTGTCCGAGCTCACCACGACCAAGTTCGTCGCCTTCGGCGACGGCCAGGTGCGGCAGTAG
- the nadD gene encoding nicotinate-nucleotide adenylyltransferase, with translation MDERSRRIAIYGGTFDPFHNGHLRMAVEILEGLSLPGIFLVPSARPPHKPSRPMASAEDRLAMASAAVAGIEGISVLDLELRREGPSYSLHTVREISKGNPGTDLLFLIGADAFAEIATWHRYRDLLAACDFLLLPRPGISPEASFPPGIRIEPEENRCYTLPGCSYRLPGGRRLLCPVLPVLDISSRSIRDKVRRGRSLRGLVPPEVERYITDHGLYRGEERG, from the coding sequence GTGGACGAGCGGAGCCGCCGGATCGCCATCTACGGCGGTACATTCGACCCGTTCCACAACGGCCACCTCCGGATGGCCGTGGAGATCCTCGAGGGTCTCTCGCTTCCCGGCATCTTCCTCGTCCCTTCGGCCCGCCCGCCCCACAAGCCTTCCCGGCCGATGGCCTCCGCGGAGGATCGCCTCGCGATGGCGTCCGCCGCCGTCGCCGGGATCGAGGGGATCTCGGTCCTGGACCTCGAGCTTCGTCGCGAAGGCCCGTCGTACTCCCTGCACACGGTCCGGGAGATCTCGAAGGGGAACCCGGGGACCGACCTCCTGTTCCTGATCGGCGCCGACGCGTTCGCGGAGATCGCCACGTGGCACCGGTACCGCGATCTCCTCGCCGCATGCGATTTCCTCCTGCTCCCCCGACCGGGGATCTCGCCCGAGGCTTCGTTCCCCCCCGGGATCCGCATTGAACCGGAGGAGAACCGTTGCTATACTCTACCGGGGTGTTCCTACCGTCTCCCCGGCGGGCGCCGGTTGCTTTGCCCGGTCCTTCCGGTCCTGGACATTTCGTCGCGTTCCATCCGGGATAAGGTTCGGCGGGGGAGATCGCTCCGGGGGCTGGTGCCGCCCGAGGTCGAGCGGTACATCACGGACCACGGCCTGTACCGTGGGGAAGAAAGAGGGTAG
- the rsfS gene encoding ribosome silencing factor produces the protein MLRCAGLAREKKGFDILALDVREHAGFTDYFLICSGSSDRQVQALSRHIAETIKKERGVKALGTEGLREGRWVLLDYGDFVVHVFQESVREFYNFDQLWGAAPEVPVPQE, from the coding sequence CTGCTTCGATGCGCCGGCCTTGCACGGGAGAAGAAGGGTTTCGACATCCTCGCCCTCGACGTCCGGGAGCACGCCGGCTTCACCGACTACTTCCTCATCTGCTCCGGGAGTTCCGACCGGCAGGTCCAGGCCCTCTCGCGGCACATTGCGGAGACGATAAAGAAGGAGCGGGGGGTCAAGGCCCTCGGCACCGAAGGACTTCGCGAGGGGCGGTGGGTGCTCCTCGATTACGGTGATTTCGTGGTGCACGTGTTCCAGGAAAGCGTGCGCGAGTTCTACAACTTCGACCAGTTGTGGGGGGCGGCGCCCGAGGTGCCGGTTCCCCAGGAATAG
- a CDS encoding tetratricopeptide repeat protein — MAVRLLFLLFVVILVAFSYISLLNGQRVPFYYSATRQMDISVSELAILAFSLGAAMVILGTLVKDVTAASRNWRERREKQRRDAARARAAKAGELVQRGILPEAVKELTRSLAVNPDDREALDLLAKAQAELGSPLEAVKALTRMKQIDPSDLSVYFRLARLYREMNDTEAALATLKAVEATEEENPRALEAIRDIYLARGEMVLAYNEQKKLLKIRGKDASRAEQAMFLSLRYEKALARLAQGKQDDAERRLRDVIKDDPSFCAAYVALSELLRARSLDDATEILLQGFRATRNPVFLIKLEDLCVETERPQAMIRIYSRLQQEFPSDYDVNLFMGKFFLRLEMIDEGLEQLLKAETLDPDRESVNILLAEAFRRRGRYESASNHYQRAFGYKRRYLIPFRCSSCGSSTIKWTARCPSCGAWNGYAIDHGNRDYAVTATSR, encoded by the coding sequence ATGGCGGTTCGCCTTCTTTTCCTGCTCTTCGTCGTCATCCTCGTCGCGTTCTCCTACATCTCCCTGCTGAACGGCCAGCGTGTGCCGTTCTACTACTCCGCCACCCGGCAGATGGACATCTCGGTCAGCGAGCTGGCGATCCTCGCGTTCTCCCTTGGGGCGGCGATGGTCATCCTGGGGACGCTGGTCAAGGACGTGACCGCCGCATCGCGGAACTGGAGGGAGCGGCGGGAGAAACAGCGCCGGGACGCCGCGCGGGCGCGGGCCGCCAAGGCGGGGGAACTTGTGCAGCGGGGGATCCTCCCGGAGGCGGTCAAGGAACTGACGCGCAGCCTTGCCGTCAACCCGGACGACCGGGAGGCGCTGGACCTCCTCGCCAAAGCGCAGGCGGAACTAGGCAGTCCCCTCGAGGCGGTGAAAGCCCTCACCCGGATGAAGCAGATCGATCCGTCGGACCTCTCGGTGTATTTCCGGCTGGCGCGCCTGTACCGGGAGATGAACGACACCGAGGCCGCGCTCGCGACGCTGAAGGCCGTCGAGGCGACGGAAGAGGAGAATCCCCGCGCCCTGGAGGCGATCCGGGATATCTACCTGGCGCGGGGAGAGATGGTCCTGGCGTACAACGAACAGAAGAAGCTCCTGAAGATCCGGGGCAAGGACGCTTCCCGCGCCGAGCAGGCGATGTTCCTCTCCCTCCGGTACGAGAAGGCCCTCGCACGACTCGCGCAGGGGAAGCAGGACGACGCCGAGCGGCGACTCCGGGACGTGATCAAGGACGACCCGTCCTTCTGCGCGGCCTACGTCGCCCTTTCCGAGCTGCTGCGGGCGCGAAGCCTCGACGATGCGACGGAGATCCTCCTGCAGGGGTTCCGCGCCACGCGCAATCCCGTCTTCCTGATCAAGCTCGAGGACCTCTGCGTTGAGACGGAGCGCCCCCAGGCGATGATCCGGATCTACTCCCGGCTGCAGCAGGAGTTCCCGTCCGACTACGACGTCAACCTCTTCATGGGGAAATTTTTCCTTCGGCTCGAGATGATCGACGAGGGACTGGAACAGTTGTTGAAGGCCGAAACCCTGGACCCGGATCGCGAGTCGGTGAACATACTGCTCGCGGAAGCGTTCCGGCGAAGGGGGCGGTATGAATCGGCGAGCAATCACTACCAGCGGGCCTTCGGCTACAAGCGGAGATACCTCATCCCCTTCCGGTGCTCCTCCTGCGGTTCCTCCACCATCAAGTGGACCGCCCGATGCCCCTCCTGCGGCGCATGGAACGGCTACGCCATCGACCACGGCAACCGGGATTACGCCGTCACCGCCACCTCCCGCTGA
- a CDS encoding carbon-nitrogen family hydrolase, whose product MPVPPYLAAALQFRVDVADVPANRERAVRLVKEAAARGARLCVLPEMWSTGFAEERLLPLSRTTPEILHELRALAARLKVVVAGSLPERVGRSVYNTLYVVNATGVVTGEYRKAHLFSPSGEGRWFRRGVSAGVVPTDVGTVGPLICYDLRFPELARKYFLDGAEVLCLSSQWPSVRRAHWRILTVARAVESQAYVVAANAFGPSGPFRYAGDSVIVSPDGERLASVGEEEGMALATIDPAVVLETRRRIPCLADRNTRAYRKTRLPA is encoded by the coding sequence ATGCCCGTCCCGCCGTACCTCGCCGCCGCGCTGCAGTTCCGCGTCGACGTAGCCGACGTTCCCGCCAACCGGGAACGCGCCGTCCGCCTCGTCAAGGAGGCCGCGGCGCGGGGCGCGCGCCTGTGCGTGCTGCCGGAAATGTGGAGCACGGGGTTCGCCGAGGAACGCCTGCTTCCGCTCTCCCGGACGACCCCGGAGATCCTCCACGAACTCCGGGCGCTTGCCGCGCGGCTCAAGGTGGTCGTCGCAGGGTCCCTTCCCGAGAGGGTCGGCCGCTCGGTGTACAACACCCTTTACGTCGTCAACGCCACGGGCGTCGTCACCGGCGAGTACCGGAAGGCGCACCTGTTCTCCCCGTCGGGGGAGGGCCGCTGGTTCCGGAGGGGTGTCTCCGCGGGCGTCGTTCCCACGGACGTGGGGACCGTGGGCCCCCTGATCTGCTACGACCTCCGGTTTCCGGAACTTGCCCGGAAATATTTCCTGGACGGCGCGGAAGTGCTGTGCTTGTCGTCCCAGTGGCCTTCCGTCCGGCGCGCCCATTGGCGGATCCTCACGGTCGCCCGGGCGGTCGAAAGCCAGGCGTACGTCGTCGCGGCGAACGCCTTCGGGCCGTCGGGCCCGTTCCGCTACGCGGGCGACTCGGTGATCGTCTCCCCCGACGGCGAGCGCCTCGCGTCGGTCGGGGAGGAGGAAGGAATGGCCCTGGCGACGATCGACCCTGCCGTCGTCCTGGAAACCCGAAGGAGGATCCCATGCCTCGCGGACCGGAACACGCGGGCGTACCGGAAGACCCGTCTGCCCGCGTGA
- a CDS encoding aminotransferase class V-fold PLP-dependent enzyme, translating to MAKAVGDAILRAGNPGRSGHALSLRSARDLFAARERLAELFGCADSSRFVFTENATVALNQAIKGVLRPGDHVVTTSVEHNSVMRPLRRMEEAGVRVTVVPAGRDGVTEARSVIAAFRKATRMVVMVHASNVSGALQPVDAVAAAARKRGILTLIDAAQTAGAVPIDLSSLPADLLAASGHKGLLGPQGTGFLFVREGVPIVPLIDGGTGSRSESDRQPEFFPDALESGTQNSVGAAGLAVSLAWILRNGVVSIRRREVALIGLLLEGLSKTPGVKVYGPADPASRGSVVSFLVEGMDPAEVGARLEKRSGVLVRAGLHCSPNGHRTLGTFPTGTVRVSPGPFTTRAEIATFLSALRKIGEPSA from the coding sequence GTGGCGAAGGCCGTGGGGGATGCCATCCTGCGTGCCGGGAATCCCGGGCGCTCCGGGCATGCCCTCTCCCTCCGCTCCGCCCGCGACCTGTTCGCCGCGCGGGAGCGCCTCGCGGAGCTGTTCGGGTGCGCCGACAGCTCCCGATTCGTTTTCACGGAAAACGCCACCGTCGCGCTGAACCAGGCGATCAAGGGGGTGCTCCGGCCGGGCGATCACGTGGTGACCACCTCGGTGGAGCACAACTCCGTGATGCGGCCCCTGCGCCGGATGGAGGAGGCGGGCGTCCGCGTCACGGTCGTCCCCGCGGGCCGGGACGGGGTGACGGAGGCACGGTCCGTGATCGCGGCGTTCCGGAAGGCGACGCGCATGGTCGTGATGGTGCATGCGTCGAACGTCTCGGGGGCGCTGCAGCCGGTGGATGCCGTCGCCGCGGCAGCGCGGAAACGCGGGATCCTGACGCTGATCGACGCCGCCCAGACGGCGGGAGCCGTGCCGATCGACCTTTCCTCCCTGCCGGCGGACCTGCTGGCCGCCTCCGGCCACAAGGGTCTCCTCGGACCGCAGGGGACCGGGTTCCTCTTCGTCCGGGAGGGGGTTCCGATCGTTCCGCTGATCGACGGAGGCACGGGGAGCCGCTCCGAGTCCGACCGCCAGCCGGAGTTTTTCCCGGACGCCCTCGAGTCCGGGACGCAGAACAGCGTGGGGGCGGCCGGGCTCGCCGTCTCCCTTGCGTGGATCCTGCGCAACGGGGTCGTGTCGATCCGTCGCCGGGAAGTCGCCCTCATCGGCCTGCTGCTCGAAGGGCTGTCGAAGACCCCGGGGGTGAAGGTTTACGGGCCGGCGGATCCGGCCTCCCGCGGGTCGGTGGTGTCGTTCCTCGTGGAGGGGATGGATCCGGCGGAAGTGGGAGCGCGGCTGGAGAAACGGAGCGGCGTGCTGGTGCGGGCGGGGCTGCACTGCTCCCCGAACGGTCACCGCACCCTCGGGACCTTCCCGACCGGGACCGTGCGCGTGAGCCCCGGCCCCTTCACGACGCGCGCGGAGATCGCGACCTTCCTGTCCGCCCTCCGGAAGATCGGGGAGCCTTCCGCCTGA
- a CDS encoding LysM peptidoglycan-binding domain-containing protein, producing the protein MKNALAAVFLLLAVSFPSFGGTAETLPSATAGRTAVPPDGTKPGNSPGSAPAATSVSAAAASGVPAAVPPAPGVQPVPPPSIPAQNPPAPATPAAAAPVTTAPVPASVPSRLPPIPTTSFVAPPSEKAPDRVLSPGEVDLQVTKNLGEVAEEEEAMGEEFFASASKEVEKGKGGVFSGITNPIEKFIRYFQNGGRKKFELYLSRSGKYVGMMQKILVRYGLPEDLVYVALIESGFSPKAYSVAKAAGPWQFISETGRRYGLRIDWWADERRDAEKSTHAAASYLRDLYGMFESWPLAAAAYNAGEGKIQRAVTRYKSDDFSELIRHGYLKQETKDYVPKMLAALTIAKDPGKYGFGDVSYQAPLDLRTVTVPGGTDLAAVARLIEVPVESIRDWNPELRRFCTPPNRERYDLRLSVDAARLAEERMDEIRVQAKITFLQHNVRRGETLQALADRYKTTVPVLKELNGLKRESLKRTARLVIPVTGLMETEAVPGTEVSPDQLTMAHMRVEEGSRRARIRGVRRPAEAGDTVTVRKGDTLARIAKRNKVRVKELASANGLTPKSKLKVGAHLVLPESTVAAGSRTAKKAAPKASQTTKSSDSDGKAREVRKRATRYKVHKGDTLDQIARVYGVTVDRLADRNRMKKGQILRQGAVLVIPLES; encoded by the coding sequence GTGAAAAACGCCCTGGCGGCGGTGTTCCTCCTGCTGGCCGTGTCGTTCCCGTCTTTCGGGGGGACGGCGGAGACGCTTCCGTCGGCGACGGCAGGGAGAACGGCGGTTCCGCCCGACGGGACCAAGCCGGGGAATTCGCCGGGCTCCGCGCCTGCCGCAACGTCCGTTTCGGCGGCGGCCGCGTCGGGCGTTCCGGCGGCGGTTCCCCCCGCCCCCGGGGTTCAACCGGTTCCCCCCCCGTCGATTCCCGCGCAGAATCCCCCCGCTCCGGCCACGCCCGCCGCGGCAGCCCCCGTCACGACGGCCCCTGTCCCGGCCTCGGTTCCGTCCCGGCTCCCCCCCATCCCCACGACCTCTTTCGTCGCGCCTCCTTCGGAAAAGGCCCCCGACCGGGTGCTTTCCCCCGGAGAGGTCGACCTTCAGGTTACGAAAAACCTCGGGGAAGTCGCGGAAGAGGAAGAGGCGATGGGGGAGGAGTTCTTCGCCAGCGCCTCGAAGGAGGTGGAGAAGGGGAAAGGGGGGGTCTTCTCCGGGATCACCAACCCGATCGAGAAGTTCATCCGGTACTTCCAGAACGGGGGGCGGAAGAAGTTCGAGCTCTACCTGTCCCGTTCGGGGAAATACGTCGGGATGATGCAAAAGATCCTGGTCCGGTACGGACTCCCCGAGGACCTTGTCTACGTCGCGCTGATCGAAAGCGGGTTCTCTCCCAAGGCGTATTCCGTGGCGAAGGCGGCCGGGCCCTGGCAGTTCATCTCGGAAACCGGGCGCAGGTACGGCCTCCGCATCGACTGGTGGGCCGACGAGCGGCGGGACGCCGAGAAGTCGACGCACGCCGCCGCTTCCTACCTCCGGGATCTCTACGGGATGTTCGAGTCGTGGCCGCTCGCCGCCGCCGCGTACAACGCCGGCGAGGGGAAGATCCAGAGGGCCGTCACCCGGTACAAGTCCGACGATTTCTCCGAGCTCATCCGTCACGGCTACCTGAAGCAGGAGACGAAGGATTACGTCCCGAAGATGCTGGCCGCGCTGACCATCGCCAAGGATCCCGGCAAGTACGGATTCGGCGATGTCTCCTACCAGGCGCCGCTGGACCTGCGCACCGTGACGGTGCCGGGGGGGACCGACCTGGCGGCGGTGGCGCGTCTTATCGAGGTCCCCGTGGAATCGATCCGCGACTGGAACCCGGAGCTCAGGCGGTTCTGCACCCCTCCGAACCGGGAGCGGTACGACCTTCGGCTTTCGGTCGACGCGGCGCGGCTGGCCGAGGAGCGGATGGACGAGATCCGCGTCCAGGCGAAGATCACCTTCCTCCAGCACAACGTCCGCAGGGGGGAGACGCTGCAGGCGCTGGCCGACCGGTACAAGACCACGGTTCCGGTCCTCAAGGAGTTGAACGGACTGAAGCGGGAATCCCTCAAGCGCACCGCGCGCCTGGTGATCCCCGTGACCGGGTTGATGGAAACGGAGGCGGTTCCCGGGACCGAGGTTTCCCCGGACCAGCTCACGATGGCGCATATGCGGGTGGAGGAGGGAAGCCGAAGGGCGCGCATCCGGGGAGTGCGGCGTCCCGCCGAGGCCGGGGATACCGTCACCGTGCGCAAGGGGGACACGCTGGCGCGCATCGCGAAAAGAAACAAGGTCCGGGTGAAGGAGCTCGCGAGTGCGAACGGGCTGACGCCGAAATCGAAGTTGAAGGTCGGTGCGCACCTCGTCCTGCCGGAATCCACCGTCGCCGCGGGATCACGCACGGCGAAAAAGGCGGCCCCGAAGGCGTCGCAGACGACGAAATCCTCCGACTCCGACGGCAAGGCGCGGGAGGTCCGGAAGCGGGCCACGCGCTACAAGGTGCACAAGGGGGACACCCTCGACCAGATCGCGCGCGTCTACGGCGTCACGGTCGACCGCCTGGCGGATCGGAACCGGATGAAAAAAGGCCAGATCCTCCGCCAAGGTGCCGTTCTCGTCATCCCGCTGGAGTCCTGA
- a CDS encoding DUF3343 domain-containing protein → MTRATDPVLILIFRGTHEVLTAEKRLKGGGVPMRLIPVPRRLTSDCGLAIRIPLDQRDRAREILSGSRLLPRSVHLPLEGGEYDLVPL, encoded by the coding sequence ATGACTCGCGCGACAGATCCGGTCCTGATCCTCATCTTCCGGGGTACCCACGAGGTTTTAACGGCCGAGAAGCGGCTGAAGGGGGGCGGCGTGCCGATGCGCCTGATCCCGGTCCCCCGGCGCCTTACTTCCGATTGCGGACTCGCGATCCGGATCCCCCTCGACCAGCGCGACCGCGCCCGGGAGATCCTGTCGGGATCGCGCCTGCTCCCCCGGTCCGTCCACCTCCCCCTCGAGGGCGGGGAGTACGACCTCGTGCCCCTCTGA